In a single window of the Methanorbis furvi genome:
- a CDS encoding UPF0179 family protein: MDEAEKIVTIVGSILAHEGAEFVYAGKAGECSSCKVAKVCHNAKLKEGRRYRVVAVRPTKHECLVHLGGSVAVEVSECQITAVIPTSQATRRTRITYTPVCDDRFCRGYAFCHPDGMTEKGRYVVLEVLGSYNEMCPKGKKNLKLVELRHVPT; encoded by the coding sequence ATGGACGAAGCTGAAAAAATCGTAACAATTGTCGGGTCTATCCTTGCTCACGAAGGGGCAGAGTTTGTGTATGCCGGCAAAGCAGGTGAGTGCAGCAGCTGTAAAGTTGCTAAAGTCTGCCACAACGCAAAGCTCAAAGAAGGCCGCAGATATCGCGTTGTTGCGGTCAGACCAACAAAGCATGAGTGTCTGGTTCATCTCGGCGGCTCTGTGGCAGTTGAGGTGTCGGAGTGCCAGATAACTGCGGTTATTCCGACGAGTCAGGCAACACGCCGGACCCGCATCACCTATACGCCGGTCTGTGATGACCGGTTCTGCAGAGGCTATGCATTCTGCCATCCCGACGGTATGACTGAGAAAGGCAGGTATGTTGTGCTGGAGGTCCTTGGCTCTTACAATGAGATGTGTCCGAAAGGAAAAAAGAATCTCAAACTTGTTGAGCTGCGGCACGTTCCAACATAA